A portion of the Bacillus thuringiensis genome contains these proteins:
- a CDS encoding TetR/AcrR family transcriptional regulator, whose amino-acid sequence MAIDRKRSIIEAATKSFSAFGYKATTMDQVAKLANVGKGTIYTFFKNKEELFGEIISNLITEMKQVAESAIRSDVSFFENVHRALYSILEFRKEHQLMIKLIQEERDMGTKEVQEVMQQVDVEIVSVIQSYLKIAIEKGEISKCDPEITAFIMLRLYVSLIFDWEKNHEPLEKEKIAELFELYLLKGLSN is encoded by the coding sequence GTGGCGATAGATCGAAAACGTTCTATTATTGAAGCTGCAACAAAGTCTTTTTCAGCGTTCGGTTATAAAGCAACAACGATGGATCAAGTAGCGAAGTTAGCGAATGTAGGAAAAGGAACGATTTATACTTTTTTCAAAAATAAAGAAGAGCTATTTGGTGAAATTATTTCTAATTTAATTACAGAAATGAAGCAAGTTGCAGAAAGCGCAATTCGTTCAGATGTTTCATTTTTTGAAAATGTACATAGAGCATTATATAGCATCTTGGAATTTAGAAAAGAACATCAGCTCATGATTAAATTAATTCAAGAAGAGCGCGATATGGGAACGAAAGAAGTACAAGAAGTTATGCAACAAGTTGATGTGGAAATCGTTTCTGTTATTCAATCGTATTTAAAGATTGCGATTGAAAAAGGTGAAATTAGCAAATGTGATCCAGAAATTACAGCATTTATTATGCTTCGTCTATATGTATCACTTATTTTTGATTGGGAAAAAAATCACGAACCGCTAGAAAAAGAAAAAATTGCAGAGTTATTTGAACTTTATTTACTAAAAGGATTGTCAAACTAA
- a CDS encoding YhgE/Pip domain-containing protein, with product MKGNQLLRKEFTEIIKSKKILIPIIAVLFVPILYAGMFLWAFWDPYKQLDDLPVAVVNLDKGALFDGKPIEIGKGLVDNLKDNKSFKWEFVSEKEAKKGMEGRKYYMLVRIPDDFSSNATTLLKDNPKRLNLEYIPNESLNFLSSQIGGTAIEKIKTEVSSTLTKTYAEKMFDSIKDVSKGLADGAEGANELHDGSSELHDGSSKVTDGLHTLQGKSGEMKDGVEKLFDGSGKVTAGLNTLNSKTGEMQIGIGKLVDGSGKVTDGLHVLNSNAGIGKLVDGSGKVTAGLNTLNSKTGELRDGSEKVTGGLNKLVSKSGDLKTGTTNLSNGMGKLVEGRSQLEKGSQEIQKGLQDLNSNVQKSAAALEEMQSKVPSILNTVNEKIDAAGANINQLNELTQSTVGDAKTAAQDVVNLQKQIESLPKEYQEQLQPFITSAVKSTATVQQKAAGVAGGTNKLNEEVKQLKGEIHQTTNGLQNKLPNPAGMKALADGVEKLTNAQNEFVSKFHGFGEGLDNAKIGADKLKDGSVQLIDGVTQLQSGSGKVTDGLGQLFAGVNQLADGSSQVTGGLGTLSAGVNQLTDGSSQVTGGLGTLSVGANQMAGGVNQLADGSGQVTTGLGTLSTGSTQLIDGVNKLADGSGKVTDGLVKVNDGSSELAEKLGEGAEKTGEVKGTDKTYDMFASPVKVKTEKMAEVPNYGTGFTPYFLSLGLFVGALLLSIVYPLRDTVGVPKSGFSWFISKFGVLLSVGIIQAIVADVILLFGLGVEVKSIPYFILFSIITSLAFIALIQCLVTAFGDAGRFIAIITLIMQLTTSAGTFPLELIPKFLQPFNAWLPMTYSVSGLKAVVSSGDFNFMWQNVGVLMIFIVVLSLGTIASLTWMHKRQFRNIAENQSVEA from the coding sequence ATGAAAGGGAATCAGTTACTTCGTAAAGAGTTCACGGAAATTATAAAAAGTAAAAAAATATTAATTCCAATTATCGCGGTTTTATTTGTACCGATTTTATATGCAGGGATGTTTTTGTGGGCCTTTTGGGACCCGTATAAACAGTTAGATGACTTACCCGTTGCAGTAGTCAATTTAGATAAAGGCGCACTATTTGATGGAAAACCAATTGAGATTGGAAAAGGGCTCGTTGATAATTTAAAAGATAATAAAAGTTTTAAATGGGAGTTCGTAAGTGAAAAAGAAGCAAAGAAAGGAATGGAAGGTAGAAAGTATTACATGTTAGTGCGCATTCCAGATGACTTCTCAAGTAACGCTACAACGTTATTAAAAGACAATCCAAAGCGATTAAACTTAGAATACATTCCAAACGAAAGTTTAAACTTCTTATCTTCACAAATTGGCGGAACAGCCATTGAAAAGATTAAAACTGAAGTATCCAGCACGTTAACGAAAACATATGCAGAGAAAATGTTTGATTCTATTAAAGACGTCTCAAAAGGATTAGCAGATGGAGCGGAAGGGGCAAATGAACTACATGACGGATCAAGTGAATTGCATGATGGTTCAAGTAAAGTGACGGATGGCCTTCATACACTTCAAGGGAAATCTGGGGAGATGAAGGATGGAGTTGAGAAACTATTTGATGGATCTGGGAAAGTGACAGCAGGTTTAAATACGTTAAATAGCAAAACCGGTGAAATGCAAATAGGTATCGGGAAATTAGTAGATGGATCAGGAAAAGTAACAGATGGTTTACATGTATTAAATAGCAATGCAGGTATCGGAAAATTAGTAGATGGGTCAGGAAAAGTAACAGCAGGTTTAAATACATTAAATAGCAAAACGGGTGAATTGCGTGATGGATCTGAGAAAGTGACCGGTGGCTTGAACAAATTAGTAAGTAAATCCGGTGATTTAAAAACAGGAACAACTAATCTATCAAATGGTATGGGAAAACTTGTTGAAGGGCGAAGTCAATTAGAAAAAGGGTCTCAAGAAATTCAAAAGGGATTGCAAGATTTAAATAGTAACGTACAAAAGTCTGCTGCAGCCTTAGAGGAAATGCAGTCGAAAGTTCCTTCTATATTGAATACAGTAAATGAAAAAATAGATGCGGCTGGGGCGAATATAAATCAGTTAAATGAACTTACGCAATCAACAGTAGGAGATGCTAAAACTGCAGCACAAGATGTAGTAAATTTACAAAAGCAAATTGAAAGTTTACCAAAAGAATATCAAGAGCAGTTACAACCGTTCATAACAAGTGCTGTAAAAAGTACAGCGACAGTTCAGCAAAAGGCTGCCGGAGTAGCAGGTGGAACAAATAAACTAAATGAAGAAGTAAAACAATTAAAGGGCGAAATACATCAAACAACAAATGGATTGCAAAATAAATTACCAAATCCAGCAGGGATGAAAGCTCTGGCAGATGGTGTTGAGAAACTAACGAACGCACAAAATGAATTTGTTAGTAAGTTTCATGGATTTGGTGAGGGATTAGATAATGCAAAAATAGGTGCTGATAAATTAAAAGATGGATCAGTTCAATTAATTGATGGAGTAACGCAATTACAAAGCGGCTCTGGAAAAGTAACAGATGGATTAGGTCAATTATTTGCAGGAGTAAATCAATTAGCAGATGGCTCAAGCCAAGTAACAGGTGGTTTAGGAACATTATCTGCAGGAGTAAATCAATTAACGGATGGCTCAAGCCAAGTAACAGGCGGTTTAGGTACATTATCTGTAGGAGCAAATCAAATGGCAGGTGGAGTAAATCAATTAGCAGATGGCTCCGGTCAAGTAACAACAGGCTTAGGCACATTATCAACTGGCTCAACCCAGCTAATCGATGGCGTTAATAAACTAGCAGACGGATCAGGAAAAGTAACTGATGGACTAGTGAAAGTAAACGATGGTTCAAGTGAACTTGCAGAGAAACTTGGCGAAGGAGCAGAAAAAACTGGTGAAGTAAAAGGGACGGATAAAACGTATGATATGTTTGCAAGTCCTGTAAAAGTGAAGACGGAGAAAATGGCGGAAGTTCCAAACTACGGAACTGGATTTACGCCGTATTTCCTATCACTCGGTTTATTCGTTGGGGCATTACTATTATCAATCGTATATCCATTACGTGATACAGTCGGCGTTCCGAAATCAGGGTTTAGTTGGTTTATTAGTAAGTTCGGCGTACTACTATCAGTTGGTATTATTCAAGCGATAGTAGCAGATGTTATATTACTGTTCGGATTAGGTGTAGAAGTAAAAAGTATTCCGTACTTCATACTCTTTAGTATCATTACAAGTTTAGCGTTTATTGCATTAATTCAATGTTTAGTAACAGCATTCGGTGATGCAGGCCGTTTTATCGCCATCATCACATTAATTATGCAGCTTACAACAAGTGCTGGAACATTCCCGTTAGAGTTGATTCCGAAGTTTTTACAACCATTCAATGCTTGGTTACCGATGACATATTCTGTATCAGGACTGAAAGCAGTCGTATCAAGCGGAGACTTTAATTTCATGTGGCAAAACGTAGGGGTGCTCATGATTTTCATTGTTGTATTATCACTTGGAACAATTGCATCCTTAACTTGGATGCACAAACGACAATTTAGAAATATTGCTGAAAATCAATCGGTTGAAGCGTAA
- a CDS encoding DUF2087 domain-containing protein, which yields MTESEMKFRDTTIRNFFDKEDRLKSIPGQKKKKLVLLEYLISKLNAENQYTEKEINAFIKQYHDDFCTIRREFIVQGFMDREDNMYRINGREVWTKWEEL from the coding sequence ATGACTGAAAGTGAAATGAAATTTAGGGATACGACCATTCGTAACTTTTTTGATAAAGAGGACCGTCTAAAATCGATTCCAGGTCAAAAGAAGAAAAAACTAGTATTGTTAGAGTATTTAATTAGCAAGTTAAATGCGGAGAATCAGTATACGGAAAAAGAAATCAATGCATTCATCAAACAATATCATGACGATTTTTGTACGATTAGACGCGAGTTTATTGTGCAGGGGTTTATGGACAGAGAGGATAATATGTACCGTATAAATGGGAGAGAAGTGTGGACGAAGTGGGAGGAGCTATGA
- a CDS encoding Yip1 family protein translates to MQASSLIHEEISGKPSILGMFTSPTLQFKRMKNQRNIFLPLALLIVFIIVSSALMSWNTSNNPALSMFHNKTGFTVPKYITFFTTFGISAISGIVALFFAPIFYKNIMIFFGVDINYKETFPIIIYASFVLRLGMILNGLIALSLSGYEISYTSLGAIATDNMVLHTIAQRIDIFNIWYYILLGIGLKTITNLNRDKLIPFIIVLFIFTSLLASMAGFMQEISNP, encoded by the coding sequence TTGCAAGCTAGTAGTCTTATACATGAAGAGATTTCAGGGAAACCATCAATTTTGGGGATGTTTACTTCACCAACACTGCAATTCAAAAGGATGAAGAATCAAAGAAATATATTTTTACCACTCGCTCTTTTAATAGTATTCATTATAGTTTCAAGTGCGTTAATGTCTTGGAATACTTCAAACAATCCTGCGCTTAGTATGTTTCATAATAAAACAGGATTTACTGTTCCAAAATACATAACTTTCTTTACTACATTTGGGATTTCCGCAATTAGTGGAATCGTAGCTTTATTTTTTGCGCCTATATTCTATAAAAATATTATGATTTTTTTCGGGGTTGATATTAACTATAAGGAAACGTTCCCGATAATTATTTATGCTTCATTTGTATTGCGATTAGGGATGATTTTAAACGGATTAATTGCACTGTCTCTAAGTGGGTATGAGATATCTTATACAAGTTTAGGCGCGATAGCAACGGATAATATGGTTCTACATACAATCGCTCAAAGAATAGATATATTTAATATTTGGTATTACATTTTATTAGGTATAGGTTTAAAAACGATTACGAATTTAAATAGGGATAAACTTATTCCTTTTATTATTGTACTTTTTATTTTTACTAGTTTATTAGCAAGTATGGCTGGATTTATGCAGGAAATATCTAATCCATAA
- a CDS encoding DinB family protein: MKKFEELATYYMEELEKYSIEQFKIKSSAEEWSLGQMYNHLIASTYMQLDAIAKCRTEVPSATNKKTDMGEKVYKLGAFPNIQIKVPNHPGYTPENPSNKEEIQKRILELITVVKDIEPTLSSIPSDCKVEHPGLGYLHAAEWFQLISMHFAHHLRQKERLEKKVLV; encoded by the coding sequence ATGAAGAAATTTGAAGAATTAGCTACGTATTACATGGAGGAATTAGAAAAATATTCGATAGAACAATTTAAGATCAAATCTTCTGCTGAGGAATGGTCTCTCGGTCAAATGTACAATCATTTAATTGCCTCTACATATATGCAGTTAGATGCAATCGCGAAATGTAGAACTGAAGTGCCTTCTGCAACTAACAAGAAAACGGATATGGGTGAAAAAGTATATAAACTTGGTGCTTTCCCAAATATACAAATCAAAGTACCAAATCATCCTGGATATACACCTGAAAACCCCTCTAATAAAGAAGAAATACAAAAACGTATTCTAGAATTAATTACAGTTGTTAAAGACATTGAGCCAACACTTTCTTCTATTCCAAGTGATTGTAAAGTCGAACATCCTGGGCTTGGTTACTTACATGCAGCAGAATGGTTCCAACTTATTTCTATGCATTTTGCTCATCATTTACGTCAGAAAGAAAGATTGGAGAAAAAAGTTTTAGTGTAA
- a CDS encoding helix-turn-helix transcriptional regulator, with translation MNRTDRLLAILIELQRRQTVTAQSLAEKFETSIRTIYRDMDALSESGVPLFAMPGHGYSLMDGYFLPPIQLTPEEAVTLLLGGDYIEKTFTSSFSVHAQSAKEKLEIVLPADQKQKARELRGTFRFLSPIFSHKQPEQEKLENQLLLLQESIQKEQAISFSYRKPRETTKIKRTVHPYGLVNISGIWYIVAHCLLRKQIRNFRLDRMDTLQQEQEFFTKPKDFSLQNYKPESNRTVTVRLLFPSHIAHKIIESRYFFIDSYEHKDNGFHVLLKSRNIDEVFQWVLSWGSQVQVLEPKILSEKIHDEAKKMLKL, from the coding sequence ATGAATCGGACAGATCGTTTATTAGCTATATTAATTGAATTACAAAGAAGACAAACTGTTACAGCACAAAGCTTAGCTGAAAAATTTGAGACAAGTATAAGAACCATTTATCGAGATATGGATGCACTTAGTGAATCTGGCGTCCCACTTTTCGCAATGCCCGGCCACGGTTATTCATTAATGGATGGTTATTTTTTGCCTCCCATTCAACTTACACCTGAAGAAGCTGTTACTCTTTTACTAGGCGGTGATTATATAGAGAAAACTTTCACTTCTTCTTTTTCTGTACATGCGCAATCGGCAAAAGAGAAACTTGAAATTGTCCTACCTGCTGATCAAAAACAGAAAGCCCGGGAACTACGAGGAACCTTCCGTTTCCTTTCTCCCATATTTTCACACAAACAACCTGAACAAGAAAAACTAGAAAACCAACTTCTCCTGTTGCAAGAATCTATTCAAAAAGAACAAGCTATCTCTTTTTCTTATCGTAAACCGAGAGAAACTACAAAAATAAAACGGACTGTTCATCCTTACGGTTTAGTCAACATTTCAGGGATTTGGTACATCGTTGCTCATTGTTTACTTCGAAAACAAATACGTAATTTTCGTTTAGATCGTATGGATACATTACAGCAAGAACAAGAATTCTTCACAAAACCGAAAGACTTTTCTTTACAAAACTACAAACCCGAAAGCAATCGTACTGTTACGGTTCGCTTATTATTCCCATCTCATATTGCACATAAGATTATTGAATCTCGCTACTTTTTTATAGATTCATACGAGCACAAAGACAATGGCTTTCATGTCTTGTTGAAATCAAGAAACATAGACGAAGTATTTCAATGGGTATTGAGCTGGGGAAGCCAAGTGCAAGTACTTGAGCCAAAAATTCTTTCTGAGAAAATCCATGATGAAGCAAAAAAAATGTTAAAACTTTAA
- a CDS encoding LacI family DNA-binding transcriptional regulator: MSTIEDVAKLAGLSRTTVSRVINNHPYVSDEKKKRVQLAMKHLGFVPNSAARRLRKQKTETIAVLVPRITNPFFSRFIEAIEIAASEHKYKLIICQTRYLPEKEMEYLQLLSTKQVDGIILCSLENPWEDVEPYLQHGPIVLCNEYIEEANIPTVKFDHAQGAYIAAKHVLDQGYRNLIFCRGNETKLVSQQRKMGFLRAITEKSRQVEAIDFLENAFSWEDGKRIFHEVLKDKKNPTAILAGGDEVAAGIISEAKHHNLSIPDDLAVIGFDNQILSQITEPGITTIEQPIDEMARKVVDLMMDKIHTKNYRKKELYEFELELLVKGSTMKDKMLLA; encoded by the coding sequence GTGTCGACTATAGAGGACGTGGCGAAATTAGCGGGGTTATCAAGGACAACGGTTTCTAGGGTGATTAATAATCATCCATATGTTTCAGATGAGAAGAAAAAAAGGGTTCAATTAGCAATGAAGCATTTAGGCTTCGTTCCTAATTCTGCGGCGAGAAGGCTTCGTAAACAAAAAACGGAAACAATTGCGGTGCTAGTTCCAAGGATTACAAATCCTTTTTTCAGTAGATTTATTGAAGCAATCGAGATTGCAGCTTCTGAACATAAATATAAACTGATTATTTGTCAAACAAGATATTTACCAGAAAAAGAGATGGAGTATTTACAATTATTATCTACGAAACAAGTAGATGGGATTATTCTATGTTCACTAGAAAATCCGTGGGAAGATGTAGAGCCATACTTACAGCACGGTCCAATCGTGTTATGTAATGAATATATTGAGGAAGCAAATATTCCAACAGTGAAGTTTGATCATGCGCAAGGAGCATACATAGCTGCGAAGCATGTGTTAGATCAAGGGTATCGTAATCTTATTTTTTGCCGTGGTAACGAAACCAAATTAGTTAGCCAGCAGCGAAAAATGGGCTTTTTACGTGCAATAACTGAGAAGAGCCGCCAAGTAGAAGCGATTGATTTTCTTGAAAACGCTTTCTCTTGGGAGGATGGAAAACGAATATTCCATGAAGTATTAAAGGACAAAAAAAATCCTACCGCGATTTTGGCAGGAGGCGATGAGGTAGCAGCTGGAATTATCTCAGAGGCGAAGCACCATAACTTGAGCATTCCAGATGATCTCGCTGTTATCGGTTTTGATAATCAAATATTATCGCAGATTACAGAACCAGGTATTACGACAATTGAACAGCCAATTGATGAAATGGCCCGAAAAGTTGTCGACCTGATGATGGATAAAATCCATACGAAAAATTATCGAAAAAAAGAATTGTATGAGTTTGAACTGGAGCTCTTGGTGAAAGGTTCAACGATGAAGGATAAGATGTTATTAGCCTAG
- the yhfH gene encoding protein YhfH — protein sequence MIDQPMEFFRNLPTKTCAHCGKEIDEQHEAYHNKCDDCVHEE from the coding sequence ATGATCGATCAACCAATGGAGTTTTTCAGAAATTTACCGACGAAAACTTGTGCGCACTGTGGGAAAGAAATTGATGAGCAACACGAAGCATACCATAACAAATGTGATGACTGCGTTCACGAAGAATAG
- a CDS encoding MBL fold metallo-hydrolase, producing MKMTVVGFWGGFPEAGEATSGYLFEHDGFRLLVDCGSGVLAQLQKYITPSDIDAVVLSHYHHDHVADIGVLQYARLITSAITRQLPELPIYGHTFDENGFHSLTHEPHTKGIAYNPEETLQVGPFSISFLKTVHPVTCFAMRITAGDDAVVYSADSSYIPEFIPFTKDADLFICECNMYAHQEAAKAGHMNSTEVASIAKDANVKELLLTHLPHTGNPSDLVTEAKQIFSGHITLAHSGYVWNS from the coding sequence ATGAAAATGACTGTTGTCGGCTTTTGGGGCGGCTTTCCAGAAGCGGGAGAAGCAACGTCGGGGTATTTGTTTGAACACGATGGTTTTCGTTTACTTGTAGACTGTGGTAGTGGTGTACTAGCACAGCTTCAAAAATATATAACACCATCTGATATAGATGCAGTTGTACTTTCGCATTATCATCACGATCATGTTGCAGACATTGGGGTATTGCAATATGCGAGATTAATTACGAGTGCGATAACAAGGCAACTACCGGAATTACCAATATACGGTCATACGTTTGACGAGAATGGATTCCATTCTTTAACACATGAACCACATACGAAAGGAATCGCGTACAATCCAGAAGAAACACTTCAAGTTGGACCATTCTCGATTTCGTTCTTAAAAACTGTTCATCCTGTTACATGCTTTGCGATGCGTATTACAGCTGGAGATGATGCTGTAGTATACAGCGCTGATTCAAGTTATATTCCTGAATTCATTCCATTCACAAAAGATGCTGATCTTTTCATTTGTGAGTGTAATATGTATGCACATCAAGAGGCTGCAAAAGCAGGGCATATGAATAGTACAGAAGTAGCAAGTATTGCAAAAGATGCGAATGTAAAAGAACTTTTATTAACGCACTTACCGCATACAGGCAACCCATCTGATTTAGTAACAGAAGCAAAACAAATTTTCAGTGGCCATATTACGCTAGCGCATAGTGGCTACGTATGGAACTCATGA